A part of Variovorax sp. HW608 genomic DNA contains:
- a CDS encoding Vgb family protein produces the protein MSSKTSKDSSATPTAHAAEVVREYGPFAGADHIHGVSYDGERVWAATGPRLLAFDPESGDTTRTLDHACDAGTAFDGKHLYQIAESRIDKIDPVTGKTLSSIPAPGNGFDSGLTWAEGSLWVGQYRDRKIHQIDPETGKIKRTIESNRFVTGVTWVDGQLWHGTWEDEQSELRRIDPESGEVLERLEMPKGTGVSGLESDGDGLFYCGGGTSGKVRVVRRPKTAA, from the coding sequence ATGAGCAGCAAGACGAGCAAGGACAGCAGCGCCACGCCGACCGCACACGCCGCCGAGGTGGTGCGCGAGTACGGCCCCTTCGCGGGCGCCGATCACATCCACGGCGTGAGCTACGACGGCGAGCGCGTCTGGGCCGCCACCGGCCCCCGGCTGCTCGCCTTCGATCCCGAGAGCGGCGACACCACGCGCACGCTCGACCATGCGTGCGACGCAGGCACTGCCTTCGACGGCAAGCACCTCTACCAGATCGCCGAATCGCGCATCGACAAGATCGATCCGGTCACCGGCAAGACGCTGTCATCGATTCCCGCGCCGGGCAACGGCTTCGACTCGGGCCTCACCTGGGCCGAGGGCAGCCTGTGGGTCGGGCAGTACCGCGACCGCAAGATCCACCAGATCGATCCCGAGACCGGGAAGATCAAGCGCACCATCGAGTCCAACCGCTTCGTCACCGGCGTGACCTGGGTCGACGGCCAGCTCTGGCACGGCACCTGGGAAGACGAGCAAAGCGAGCTTCGCCGCATCGATCCCGAGAGCGGCGAGGTGCTCGAACGCCTGGAGATGCCCAAGGGCACCGGCGTGAGCGGGCTCGAGTCCGACGGCGACGGCCTCTTCTACTGCGGCGGCGGAACGAGCGGAAAAGTCCGCGTCGTGCGGCGGCCGAAGACCGCCGCCTGA